The DNA sequence aatttgggttgtttttaacCTAGCTGTTTATAGAGTGGTTAGGAGTGAGTGGCCATTATTTTCTTctctgacaaaaataaattgagtgAAATGCTAGTtgacaaacaaaatggatgaagtTTGTTTTGTCTCACGTTGTTCCCCAAAAATCTGTGAGGCTCAATTCAGTGGCTGGTGGGAAGATACCCAGGGAAGGTCACTCAGACATCACTGGTGACAATGAACTTGCAATAGTTTGACCTCAAGAAGCCGATACCCATCACAAGATCAGTCCTGTCTAACCGGGTCACCTGCTGAGCGGACGTGTATGTCACATTCCTCATGTGGCCTTCATCACCTCTTAGCGAGAGAAAGACCTGACGGTGCAAGTCTCTCAGGGTCTTACCACTCGACTTAAAACATAACtcaaaaatgaaagcaaacatAACCCAGATCTCAATGAATGAAATATTCCAGATGGACCATGTTTCGAGTCGTCAAGCCATTTTCTATCGCTCTTGTCTTTATTAGGATAGTGAGTGagctggagccgatcccagTTGACTTTTGGGCAAGAGGCGGTGTACACCATGGAATAGTaaccagtcaatcgcagggcactaGAGGCAAGTATTCATGTTCACGCCTACagacaatttaactcattcagtgccaatgacggctatttACGTCGAAGATCAATTTGAACTGATCTGAAAATGAACGAGTTGAAAATCTCACCAAGTATTTTTGTGATAATAACTTACTCAAACACAATCACCAGACTTTTAACTATTTATTATCATGAAGTATGTTACAAAATAATCACtatgaataaaaacagcattttgtaCAACTAAGAACATGTTTACAGACaagcaaaactaaatgtacaaaaataatgataatattgatAAACAAAATAGGTCCCCTGGCCCCACCCCCGCCTcccaaaagtaaaaatgataaAGAAGACAACATACTCACATCAGTGTGCAAACCGTTTATACAGACGGACAGGTGCCCTTTTGTACGGCAACAAATCctgataaattatttaaatagcaTTTATCTACATACGCACACACTCATTGACCTCTCACAAACGGCTAAGAACAAAAGAGAACAATAATTTATCTGTTAAAAACAGCATTGGACATATACGATaaagcaaaattattttttaataataataataataataatgaaagaagaagaagaaatctcCCATTTTACTGTCATTCTCGCTGGTTGTACTTAAATGACGACATTTAATTTACAACCCATGCTACACGAATACTACAATCCTTTCAATGGAAAATGAaatgcgtgtgtttgtgttgatcCACAGCAATGAGGTAATATTTGCACATCATTTCGTtttgcatttctttccaaaagGACACCCAACATGTCATGCGAGCCTTTTGTtatcaaaagcaaaacaaaacagttgtgAGTAAGGACTTGATAAGAGCAACACATCCAGTTTCTGAAACCTGATCACTCCTTATTTCGTTTATTTTTCACTATTTCATCAGATTGGGTTTGTACTTTTTCaaagtatcattttttttttttctgcctacaTTGTAGGCAAGAGTCAATAAATTACATGTATTTACATAATACCTAATTCAAACCTCAAAAGATGAGGGTAGTAAGTCTTGTTATTCACTAAGGATTGGTTGTGACATAGTGGAGGGAATGtagattgatttttttattatttttttttacaggattttcatttaatttaagagttgttaatcagaggtggcaaatccaggtctggaaagtaaaaaccctgccgcagtttagctttagccccaggtgctagctagctcccatggtgcatGCTTAcccgctagggagctagctagctatcagcggctaaagccaaactgtggcaggatttttactttctgaacctgaatttgccacctctgttggtAACCAACCTTTTggatagcatttttcctttttcttgggTTTTCTCTTCAATGGAGTCTTAGGTAGATGAACACAAATGCTTTCATTTTCCATCCATGGCCAGTcttccacacacaaacacgaaaACAAACATCCACAAGATTATGTTCACCTTACTTCTAATACTACAGTTTTCTTCAGTCATACGTCCTCAACAACAAAGATTCCTAAAAATGTTTCTGCTGCCGTCATCCTTTGAGTCCTCAAGAATTGTATCTTTCAGAATGTGCAACCTGGTATAAAGCAAATGGAATATTCACTCAGTCTTTTCTTTGGATGTCCATCCGGAGGGTAATAAGGTGAGGAAGGTGAGCTAGAAAAAGCACACAGGCGAAAGCTGAGAGAGAGGACGTAAAAAAGTGTGGAAGTGCATAGTTGTCTATGAGGAGCCCTGCCCGGACAGAGATGAATGAGGTCTTTCACAGAGTAAGAAAGCAAGGAGAGCTGGGACAGAAAGGTGCTGGTGTCCGACAGGCAAAGGCGGCAGGGAGggaatattttcctttttctctCCAGCTTTCCTCACTCTTGCGGAGGGTTGGAGGTGAAGGGACTCTGATCCTCAAACGGTACTCagccgtttgttttttttttcggccCAAACCGGCTTCACGTTACCCTAAGGCCGCCCACATGCCCTTCACCCTCAACGAAGGGTACACATTGCACAAGAAAGCGCAGCGGAGATAAAATCGGTCCCTGGACTTTAcaagagaatttaaaaaaatcatactacAAAAAAGGTGCAATCCTCAGAACATCCAGCGCTGTGCGTTTATGCATctgtgaaagaaaaataattttgaaggTTAAGTACAGCTTCTTTAAGGTGATAAAATTATTGCATTtatatactctaaaaacagtaggatcaaatggaccaatccattttatgggtcaatttgacccaactttctgggttgttttataaattaaaaattttttttttttttgcataacaacccagaaagttgagtcAGATCTTCCACTTAGGCcagtttgacccaacattctgggttgttttccagaaagttgggtcaaattgacccaagtacgGGATCTGACTcaactttctgttttttttttatacaaaatcccCCCCtcatcccccctttttttaaaccctaaaatttggtcagattgacccaagtagaagatttgatccaactttctgagttgtttaaacaaaatgacaacatttttgacccaaatttgggtcaaattaacccaaagGGGAGGATCTGACCCAAATACTGTACgtgagttgttttatacaaactgatcaaattttttaaaccaatgTTTGGTCAAATGAACCCAAGTAGAAGATCTGACCCAACTGTATGGGttgtttatacaaaatgaccccttgttgggtcaaagtgacccaagtagaggatctgtccattgttgacccataattgggttatttttgacccaagtgtttTCAGAGTGCAGTGGAACCCCTGCAGTTGAACCTGCAAATGCTGCCGACGACCCCGTCCTTGCCGTTCGGTATGATATGATAtacgacaagaaaaaaaatcagcatccCAGAACCGATCGTGCTCCACCACTGAATAGTTTCTTGAGACATCAGTTCTTACCTCTGCACTCGTACTTGAGGTCTGAGAAGTAAACCATCTCCTGGGAGAAGACAAAAAGACCTAGCCTGCCTCCAGCGTATGTCTTGTCGTAGAGGCTACCAGAATCTGCCATGATCTTCTTTCCTTCGTACATCACAACCCTGAGTGGGTGAAGGAATCATTGTTGAGTTAATGATCAAATCCATTGGACAAGAGTGTTGTTATTTTATATCTGCCCACCTGATAAGCCCTGTTCTTGGTCTGTGAATCAGATGCCATCTGTAGGCCGTGTAATCTTTCCACCCGACATTCTTAGGGTCATGCCAAAGAGTGCGGACCTAAAGGAGGCAAAAATAACCATCATCAGTCATCAGTTATGAGGATAGAGACAAAGAAGGTCCTACTGTCACCTGTCCTGCAGTATTCCCGGTGTGCCACAGGGCATTCCTGAGGTGTTCTCCCGGGCCTGTGGTGGAATTGACCACTTTGATTGACAAGCCAGAGTAGCCCTGGGCTTTTGTGGGTTTGTTGGACCAATAGGTCTGAGTGATCTGCTTCCACATCACCACATAGAACCTGGAGCTTGACTGGTAACCGAACACAAAGCCGGCATAGTCGTCATCCCTCTCTGTGTTGATGAAGAAGGTCCCGCTGAAGTCCACTGCATTGAACTCATCATACCCTACAGAAGAAAGATTCAAGTTGTAGAACATGAACTTTCTTTACAGCTATCTGTGAGAAACTTTAATACTCACCAACAGCAATTCCGGGGTCACAGTTGACGGTTTGAACCAGTTCTTTACCCTGGTGACGAACCACCCAATTTGGATCAATCTGGGAAGTCCCTTTAGGGTCGAGAGGAACCATCTGGAACTTGCGGAAGTCTGTCTCGCTAATGTCAAAGTTCTCCGGACACACATCGTAGATGTCGGGGACATTGTCTTGGTCAAAGTCATCTTTGCATGCATCTCCACGGCCATCGCCTGCAAAAGTAGAAGGATGATAAACGGAAAGAAAATATAGACCAGTAGCACACAGATTCAATTTCAACCCCTTCCCAATCTTCCGCTGTCCTCACCATCAGAGTCGAGCTGGTCAGGATTATGCGCCAGTCTGCAATTGTCCTTGTCGTCTGGGATGCCGTCATTGTCGTCATCGTGGTCGCACGCATCTCCCTTGCCGTCCTTGTCGTGATCAGCCTGATTGGCGTTGGGGATGTACGGGCAGTTGTCCAGGTTGTTCTGGTGTCCGTCCTCGTCAATATCCTGATTGCTGTCACACTTGTCCCCCACACGGTCATCGTCTGAATCCACCTGCAATGGCAAAAGAAACCAGTAAGCAATCAGGGATGACGATTGGAAATTAGGAATCGGGTGGATTTTATGAATGTTGGAAAGCGGAGAAATTGCATAGGATAATTTGGGTTTTTGCTTCTTTGGGCAGTATCATCCATGTCTAGACTTGACCTTAAAGTTCATAAAACTGTCATTTATAAGCACCCTTGTCCATTCCATTCCTCCTTTCCAGTGTAGCATGGCACAGGTGCTTTGAGCTGTCCTGCGGTGGAGCCCATTCCTCAGTAATATCCCTCTGAGGGCCTCTTTCACGTTTTACGTCAATGGCCCATTGAAAAGACCCCTAAACCCCCACCACGTCTTTTTGAACTGACGTGCCCTTGAGGGCTAATGACtgaatctgtctgtctgtgtctcTGCTGGCGTCTCTCACGAGCTACGGAGAAAGGCTGAGAATGTGTATTGTCGCTGGCGGATGAGCTGGAAGGAAATGGAGGAGGGTGTCGTGTGCACACACCTGATCAGGATTATGTTCCAGAGGGCAGTTATCACACATGTCTCCCACTCCATCCAAATCTGTGTCTCTCTGGTCCACATTGTACACATAGGGACAGTTGTCCTTTTCATTAAGTATGCCTAGAAAAAGAATGCAAAGAATTGTTTTGAAAGACATGACATGACAGGGCCGACTTGTCTAGAAAATGATGCAGCATCCAAaactttgagatttattttcttctactttccattttttgatttattttttcttacatttttggacttttctcactttcaaattttgacattgttggcacttttatggacatatggttattttctgcctctcttccgtttttgggacattttatggctattttttccccaaaaatgttgttatcaattttctgactttttggacaattttgtggacattttatggtaattttcgtgatttctacttttttgtgtgtggaaattttatagtttttgtttctgcctttttattcaaatctgtgacattttttgaaatttcaTTGACACTTAATGGTAATTTTTGGAAagtttttgttctttctttcttcattttatggtcacttaaaaaaaaataaaaaaaaattttaaggttattttaaaaactttttcatctacattttgtgttttttttctgccaatttaaacatttggacacttttttgaatatttacagtaattattattatgtgtttttttaaatctaaactttgaattaatttaaagaattttttatttaaaaaatataaatgaatatgtaaaaaaaaatattaatttcaactcttttttttctttttttttttaaatatagataCACAGGGAGCGACAGGAGAgtgactaaagagccacatgtggccccagagccgcaggttgcagaccccctGCGCTATCCTGAGTGTACAGCTCGGAGTAGCCATCCTTACCATCGCCATCTATGTCCACAGCGCAGGCATCTCCCTCTCCATTGTTGTCCGTGTCTGTTTGGTCAGGGTTGCTATTATAAGGGCAGTTGTCACAGCGATCTCCCACGTCATCGCGGTCATAGTCGTACTGCCTGGGGTTGAAGGTGAACGGGCAGTTGTCCTGTTTGGGCGATAAGAAGAGATAGGGGGAAAGTTACGATTATGTGTTGAGGTGCGGGTCCTCGCCATCTGCCTTCAGGCGGACTGAGTGGATCTATTTAGAAGGACGGAGGTCCGTGGAATGAAAAGGTGCTTTATTTTTAGGTCAGATTCCACTTGTAGCGTTGGAATTTGCGCACAGTTGAGTCCCTTCAGACTTGTACCTCAGTGATAGAATGTGCGTTTTTGGCCAAGGAAAACatttgctccccccccccccccccccctcgagcCCCACCTTCTACCCACCTAGTATTGCACATCAATGATGAACATGAAAATCTCAGCTCTCCCGCGCTACATACTCTATCATCAGGAATGctatcattgtcgtcatcaatgtcaCAAGCGTCTCCGATGCCGTCCTTATCGTGATCCTCCTGTCCCGAGTTGGGTAGGTTGGGGCAGTTGTCCTGGATGAACAGAAAACAAGGATCATCCACCTGCTTTGCAAAAAACCAATGTACTTCGTAACTCCGTATACCAACCTTTGTGCAGTGGTAAGTGGCGTTCTCCACGCAAACCAAGTCAGCATTGGGCCAACCGTCCAGATCGGTGTCCTCTCCACAGATGTGTCCATTGCCTGCGTAACCCGGCTTGCACTCGCACCGGAACATGGGTTCCGAGAAATGCCCGAGGTAGTGGCAGCGTGCGTGTTTATTGCAGTTGTGGCTTCCATCCAGGCATGGATTTCGGGGTGCGCACACCTAGAAAGTCCGGAGGTGGACGCATCGATGAATGTCAGGGACACCCTTTCCGTCATCGTCAACCCGTCGATATTTCAAGCCCAACCGTCAATCAGGCCATTCGTCGATTGCGGAGTAAAATGAGCATCCGTCAATGTTCCGTCAATCGTCGTTCATCAATACGTCGCCAAAATGGGACGTCCGTCATTGATGGATTGCCGAATTTTTTTGACGATTACATTAATGGCCGAAAACACACTTCCGTCAATGCAGTGcaaagtttcccgtcaatcgtcaacaaaaatgagtatccgtcattgacggattgacgattacattgacggaTGAAAACCctcttgctaatgctaacgccaATGCTAAATTCGTCAATTTTTAGAAGTTTCCTGTCAATCGCCAACAAAATGGGCATCCGTCGTCATTGACGGACCTTCCgtcattatctctttgactgccagacgttttcagaaaagggatgccgtgggtgcctgccgatttaagcatttttgactgatctttcaaggtccacagaaaattatgtgtttggactatggaaacacacatactaccaaatgaaagattggactctcatctttcatcagaaaaaaaagtttgtttctacattattccatttttcagtaatcaacaatagaaaatggttagtttcacctctgttttgaaaaaaacgtcttttaacgtctttggcactcctccataggattttactaaacgttatttaacgtttttggcagtcaaagagttattgacGGAATGTTCATCTTTCTGAGAGTAAGGACTGCAGTTCAAATAGAAGTGGCCTCCGTTCCGAAGGCGGTGTTGTACACACCTGTTTAGTAGCAGCCGCCTGCTCCACACCTTTACCAAACGGTTGAGGTCCCGAGTAACGAGGTGGGCAGGGGAGACAGTTGTAGCCGGGATTGGTGTTCTCACAGCGGTGGACACCGTTAAACACAAAGCAGGCATCAGGAACCTCCTTGCACTGTTGAGAGGACGAAGAATTCAAATCATTCTGATATAACTGACGGCAGATGAATTTGGGTAAGAACTATTTGGTGGAGTTTTGACCTCATCCAGGTCTTTACATTTGACACCATTTCCAGTATATCCAACAGGGCATTTTCCACACTTCCAAGAACCATCAGGAAAACTGGTACACTTTGCCCCAGCGAAACAAGGGTTTGATAGGCATCCATCTGAAAACGGTGAACATAGTTCAAGGTCCGAAGTGTCATTTCAGGTGCCTCAAGGATCAGTTCCTCACCAATGGGACACGTTTTCTTGTTGCACGTCTGCGTTTCTTTGCCATCACCGACACAGTCTTTACCGTTATATTTTGGCTCAGGGTCATTGCAGAGGCGTTTACGAGTTTGCGCGCCGCCTCCACATGTAACAGTGCATGTATCCCAGGGCGACCAAGGTCCCCAGTTGCCATTGACTGAGGAAAACAAGGAAGAAAGGTTCCACGATGATAAGCTTTTATCGTTATATAAATGGGCGTAAGGACGCACAAGTGCAATTGAGTGGACCCGAAACTTACTGGGGCATGGAGACTTTTGACACTTTTCCGTTTGGCGACCTTCTCCCGCACAGTCCTTGCCTCCAAGCTGGGGGGTTGGGGAATTGCACAGACGGATTCGAGTGATGACACCAGCCCCGCAGGTAACCGAGCATGAGGACCACGGCGACCAATGGCTCCAGCTGCCGTCCTGCTTGACTGAGCATTCGGAAAGAATCATCAATGCACCAAAGTGACACAACTAGTGTTGTTCATTGGGGACAACCTACAGCGCTTGTCACACTCCTGAAGGTAGCAGTCCCGGGTCTGCACCGAGGTGCCCTCGCAGTTGTTGTTGATACGGTCGCAGGAGCGTCCGCGCTGCTGGATGCCCCGCCCACATGACACGGAACAATGGGTCCATTCAGACCACGGCGACCAGCCGTCCTCTGCATAGTCGCTCGCTGAGGAGGAGGGAGACGGAAAGAATATGGGAGAAAGACACAATGAAAGAGCTATTGGGGAAACACGGCacccccacaccaccaccatacGCACACATCACCCTCAagcctacactctaaaaacagttgggtcaaaagtaacccaattatggataaaaaatggatcaatccactttatgggtcaatttgacccaactttgggttgttttatacaaaacaattcagaaagttcactctaaaaacaattgggtcaaaagtaacccaattatggataaaaaatggaccgatccactttttgggtcaatttgacccaactctttgggttgttgtatgcaaatgcaatttttttgacccacgTAAAGTATCTgcccaatatttatgagttgttttacactaaaagacccatttcttgattcaaagttgggtcaaattgaccaaagtagaggattggtccatttttgacccatagtcgggttatttttgatccaagtgttattagagtgttcaattcaGAAATTAACCTgggtaaatttgacccaactttctgaacAACCCGaagaaagttgggttaaattgacccaagttatcAGGTCACACAAATTTGGACCCAGATTGGGTTGTtcttgacccagcagttttaagaatgtacactctaaaaactgtttgcTCAAAAACAAGCCAAGTTGGATCAAAAAGGagctgacccaacttttttggctatataactgaaaaagttgggtcagattatTTTTATcggttcattattattatttttttttttaccaatattaacccaaaaagttgggccaaatgaataacccacaaacaaacccaaaactATTCGGGTGCTTTGGGTTATTACTTTCATTTGGCTcaagtttttgttaaataactCCAAAAGtggggtcggttcatttttgacccaattcaattgggttattcaattaaccccaaaagttgggtaacttacaaaacaattgtttgtgggttattcatttgaataactcaaaaagttatgtcagtccattcttgacccaatttgggttatttttaaacgcCTTTCAGAGTGTAAAAGGAGATCTTTTATAGCAGAAAGCTAACTGTGTAGATTTAGCTTGTATTTCTGTTGAAGGTTGGGCAGAGCCTGACGTACTAAGAGAAGCCATAGAACAGAAGGGCCCACTGTCCTAAAGATCCACTACATTGGGATGCCCCACTGACTTATGTTTTCCtaaagatgactttttttttctttttttttttttttgcgctggTGTGTAATGACTTCCAACAAGTGGCTGAGGTCCACATGAATGTGGCCCCTGCTGTTTATTTTGGTTTCAGGCAAGAGTTGCAGCCAAGATTGCGCAGGTATGACTAACATGTCACGCGTCTTCATGCGGATGAGGCCTTTACCCCAACAGTCAAACAATTTTCTTCCCCACTTTGACCAATTTGGCAAATTGCAGCCATCTCAGCTTGAAGAATTCAAAGATGTTTTTGGAACACAAAGCGCCAATGTTCCACACACATGAGTACCCTTTTATTTATTCCAACATGAGCGCAGTTAAGTCGTCTCTAAAATTAACATACTTTCTCTTGAACAGAAACCTTTACATATCGGGAAATATTTGTGGCTTTTATACGGGAAATTACACCGAATCTCTGCGGGAATGACTGGGGCTGTGTTTCGATGAATGCTCCTTCCACATTTTTGCTGACACGGCATTTACAGTACGTTTGCGCGGCTGTAATTAAAAAGTCTACAGTGGAGCCTCTAAGGTTGAACACAtagtttgtttagttttacacacacacaaaaaaaacgatggGAAATAATTTGTTAGCCGGTTAAACTGTTGCCGTCAAAACTTTTCTTGAGGCAAAATCTTAAAGGTACAGTCCGTAAGATTTGTTTTGGCCTGCCCGGGACGTTTCTGGGCGGAGACTCAAATGTTTTCGTTCCAGCCAAGCCACGGAAGCAAACGATGTGTGTTACTTCAGACGTGTATTTAAACCTCAAATTTGGTTTGAATCTCGAGCTGTACAACTTTAGAGAATAGTTATAGCGGAGCTAGTTAAGTAAAATGCTAGTTAAGTAAAAATGCTTACGTGTTCCACAGCGAGGGCAACACTCGCCGTCAGGCACAGTTGCGTTAGCACAGGGAATCAGCGGGCAGGAGATCTTGCGGCAGACTGTTGCCGAGTTctacaacaaaaacagtttttttggtTATTGTGTTATCTCATTTGGCCGTGATCGGATTGAAGCTTGACTGAACCAGGATGGTTTGTTGCTTAACTCGAATAATCTCAAACCGTTTCCTTCAACAATTGCCATCTTGTAATAATTCGCCAAGCCtgacatgacaaaataaaatccaGGTGTCTGTCTGCAAATGTAGACAACCTGCTGGCACCAGTCCGCCTGCTTGGTCAGCAGACGGCGGGAATGTAGCCAAAGCCAAAGGAAGCTGGTTTCagcagaggtagcaaatccaggttcagaaagtaaaaaccctgccacagtttggttttggccactgatgctagctagctagctatctccgtagcaggtaaacgatcaccatgggcgctagctagcacctgaaagtaaaaaccctgccacagtttggctttaacccctgatgctacctagctagctagctccgtagcaggtaaacgatcaccatgggcgctagctagcacctgaaagtaaaaaccctgccacagtttggctttaacccctgatgctacctagctagctagctccgtagcaggtaaacgatcaccatgggcgctagctagcacctgaaagtaaaaaccctgccacagtttggctttaacccctgatgctacctagctagctagctccctagcaggtaaacgatcaccatgggcgctagctagcacctgaaagtaaaaaccctgccacagtttggctttaacccctgatgctacctagctagctagctccctagcaggtaaacgatcACCATggctgctagctagcacctgaaagtaaaaaccctgccacagtttggctttaacccctgatgctacctagctagctagctccctagcatttaaacgagcaccatgggagctagctagctaacacctgggggctaaagccaaactatggcagggtttttactttctggacttggatttgccatctctagACGGACTTCCTAGATTTGGCGATAGCCTATATGACCTAGTTGTAGAGTACAGGTACAAGATTTGCACACCTGACAAGTGCACTCGGTGCACTGATCCACGGTCCACTCGTGAGTGTTCTTGTGCACGATGCCGTTGTGGATGCAGACGCCGCCGTGGATGCCAATGCGAGACTTAATCAGCTTGTTCTCATTAGTCTGCAAGGGAAACGTGCATTTGTAATACAGGTTtacaaaatccacatttttttttcctatttttttgttttttggcccattttgaaatcagaagtcatTGTTATACCATCAATAGCATCTACATCTGCATCAAAAGATGTTagcccaccaggcatctgccctgtatgccagattgCCAGTCCGTCCCTGAACATGTCTAATATTTCCCATCAACAATCGCAATATCATCGCCACACATTGCATCCAGTCACATATATTTCCTGCTTACAAGTTTGCGCAGCTCAATGGAC is a window from the Vanacampus margaritifer isolate UIUO_Vmar chromosome 19, RoL_Vmar_1.0, whole genome shotgun sequence genome containing:
- the thbs1b gene encoding thrombospondin-1, which translates into the protein MKLTGIFLLLMLWTCEGARIAESGEDNSVYDLFELIQVPRKNHGVNQVKGDDPYSPAYKILNPDLIPPVPERALRDLIDSIHAERGFLLLLNFKQAKRTRGSLLTVEKKDGSGPVFEIVSNGKANTLDIVFSTENKQHLVSIEDVDLATGHWKNITLFVQEDRALLYAGCEEVNNAELEAPIQSILTQETPADAQLRIGKGAVKDRFMGVLQNVRFVFGTSLDAILRNKGCQSSPDSMIMENLNGSSAIRTEYTGHKTKDLQMVCGFSCEDLVSMFKELKGLGVVVKELSIELRKLTNENKLIKSRIGIHGGVCIHNGIVHKNTHEWTVDQCTECTCQNSATVCRKISCPLIPCANATVPDGECCPRCGTPSDYAEDGWSPWSEWTHCSVSCGRGIQQRGRSCDRINNNCEGTSVQTRDCYLQECDKRFKQDGSWSHWSPWSSCSVTCGAGVITRIRLCNSPTPQLGGKDCAGEGRQTEKCQKSPCPINGNWGPWSPWDTCTVTCGGGAQTRKRLCNDPEPKYNGKDCVGDGKETQTCNKKTCPIDGCLSNPCFAGAKCTSFPDGSWKCGKCPVGYTGNGVKCKDLDECKEVPDACFVFNGVHRCENTNPGYNCLPCPPRYSGPQPFGKGVEQAAATKQVCAPRNPCLDGSHNCNKHARCHYLGHFSEPMFRCECKPGYAGNGHICGEDTDLDGWPNADLVCVENATYHCTKDNCPNLPNSGQEDHDKDGIGDACDIDDDNDSIPDDRDNCPFTFNPRQYDYDRDDVGDRCDNCPYNSNPDQTDTDNNGEGDACAVDIDGDGILNEKDNCPYVYNVDQRDTDLDGVGDMCDNCPLEHNPDQVDSDDDRVGDKCDSNQDIDEDGHQNNLDNCPYIPNANQADHDKDGKGDACDHDDDNDGIPDDKDNCRLAHNPDQLDSDGDGRGDACKDDFDQDNVPDIYDVCPENFDISETDFRKFQMVPLDPKGTSQIDPNWVVRHQGKELVQTVNCDPGIAVGYDEFNAVDFSGTFFINTERDDDYAGFVFGYQSSSRFYVVMWKQITQTYWSNKPTKAQGYSGLSIKVVNSTTGPGEHLRNALWHTGNTAGQVRTLWHDPKNVGWKDYTAYRWHLIHRPRTGLIRVVMYEGKKIMADSGSLYDKTYAGGRLGLFVFSQEMVYFSDLKYECRDA